A stretch of Henckelia pumila isolate YLH828 chromosome 4, ASM3356847v2, whole genome shotgun sequence DNA encodes these proteins:
- the LOC140864503 gene encoding small ribosomal subunit protein uS9 has translation MAAPTTESVQCFGRKKTAVAVTHCKRGRGLIKINGVPIELVQPEILRYKAFEPVLLLGRQRFAGVDMRIRVKGGGHTSQIYAIRQSIAKSLVAFYQKYVDEQSKKEIKDILVRYDRTLLVADPRRCEPKKFGGRGARARFQKSYR, from the coding sequence ATGGCGGCGCCGACAACAGAATCCGTCCAGTGCTTCGGCCGGAAGAAAACTGCTGTAGCAGTCACCCACTGCAAGCGCGGCCGCGGCTTGATCAAGATCAACGGTGTCCCGATCGAGCTCGTCCAACCAGAAATTCTCCGCTACAAGGCGTTCGAACCGGTCCTGCTACTCGGGCGCCAGCGCTTCGCCGGTGTGGACATGCGCATCCGCGTCAAAGGAGGCGGTCACACCTCTCAGATCTACGCCATCCGCCAGTCCATCGCCAAATCTCTTGTTGCCTTTTACCAGAAATACGTGGACGAGCAGTCGAAGAAGGAGATCAAGGATATCCTCGTGAGGTACGACAGGACTTTGCTCGTGGCTGATCCTAGGCGCTGTGAGCCCAAGAAGTTTGGTGGACGCGGCGCTCGTGCGAGGTTCCAGAAATCCTACCGTTGA